The Eublepharis macularius isolate TG4126 chromosome 7, MPM_Emac_v1.0, whole genome shotgun sequence sequence AACAAAAGTATAAGCGAAATcaataaaaaagtaaaataacTAAACCTTGCTCTGTCCCAAAGGAAGTTTTTCTCCTGTCGCTGTCACTCTCAATCCCAGCTTTGCGCCTCTCGGTGTGCGTTCCCACCAGGGAATCGGGCAGCAAACCATTAACACAGCCGGGAGCCTGAGCGCTCCGTGCTGGGGTCTCGACGGCTTCCAGCTCCAGCCCCCCTCACTTCCCTCCCCTGTTCTCTCTCAACAGGGCTCCTGCCCATGGACAGAGCGCGCTGGCAAGGACTTTGAGGGGAGGGAATTCCCCGTAGCGCTTCAGGCCACGCCCCTCCCGCTCTCGGCGGCAACCCCGCCGGCCGCCACGAGGGGTCGCTGCCGCCCGCCGCTCCTCTCCACGCCCCCCCGCTGCGTCTGCAGGGAAGGGCGACGCTTGCCTCGCCCGGCGCGCCAATGGCTGCTGCCCGGGGTGCCCCGTCTCCGAGCAACGGCCTCTGACGTAAGGCCCCACCCCTCGAGGCGGCATTTCCCCCGGAGGCGGTGGCGGCGTGCCGCAAAGGCCTGTGGGGGCTGTAGTCGCCTGCCCTCGCTCCCGGACGCTTTCGCTTTCGCTTCCCGGCGGGCGGGACGGCGATGGCGGCGGTGGAGGTGGCGGGGCTGCCGGAGGGCGCGGCGGACGAGCTGGTGGTGCTCTACTTCGAGAACCGGCGGCGCTCGGGCGGGGGGCCGGTGCGCAGCTGGCGGCGGAGGGGCGCCCGCGCCCGCCTGCTCTTCGAGAGCCCCGAGGGTGAGTCCGGGCGGGCGGGACTGGAGCCtccggccgggccgggccggggcgGCTgcggggggctgggctgcgccTGAGCGGCTCCTGCCCTcgctcctgccttccctccttccctccctccgtgCAGACGCGGCGCGCGTGCTGGCGAGGGGCGGCCACGCCTTGCAGGGGGCGCCGCTGACCGTGCGGGCCGCCGCGCCGCGGGACTTCGGGAAGCTGCTGCTGCGCGGGCTGCGCGCCCGGAGCGGCCCGGCGCTGCTGGAGCTCTACGTGGAGCGGCTGCTGGCCGGCCGAGGGGGCGCCCGCTTCGCCCTCCACCGCAGCCCGGCCGGGGACCAGGCGCTGGTGCAGCTGCCGGCGCCCCTCGGCGAAGCAGGTGAGCCCGCCGGGCGCGGGGGGCGGCCAGCCGTCGGGGAGGCCTCCGCCGGGCGCGGGGAGGGCAGTGCGGAGCAGCGGCGGCGCCGTCGAGTCGGATCGGGAGCCGCAGGTTCGAATCCGGCTCCGCCAGGGAAGCTTGACAGGCGCGCAGGAAAAGCCCCGCTTTCTTTTTGCACAGGAcgcagcggtgggggggggggggcgttgaccATTCCTGGGACTGTGGAAGGTCAGCTGGGCCTCTCGACTCAAGACCTCTTCCCCTTGACCCGGCAGAGTTCCTGGCACTGGCAGAACGTGTGCGAGATCAGCCACTGGAAGAGGCCGGCCTGGAACTGGACTGGGTGGAGCAGACGGACAGCCTGCTTGTGGGGTGCCGAGGGGACAGCGGCCCCTTAAGCCAGGACCTGCTGGAGCTGTACTTCGAGAGCAAGCGGAGCGGCGGGGGGCCCGTGCAGGGCGTGCGGCTGCTCCGCGGGGGCACAAGGGCCATCGTTTCCTTCCAAGACCCTGCAGGTGAGGGGGGCGGCAGGGCAGTGTGGCTTGAAGGTTCCCCCTGCAGCCGTTGGGGGTTCCCCCACGGAGGCCTTGCTATCTGGCCCGTGGCTCCCTGGGTCTCTAAGGCAGGTGGCGATTTTGCCCTACCTCTTGCTAGTTCTATCGGGGAAGAAGAGACCTTTCCCTGTGCAATACCCAGCAGGTGTCCTCCGCCCCCCtgagcctgctgctgctgccccttttGGAAGTGCTGTTCTGGCAAACTGGCAGCCCTTTTTCCTTCGGGGCTTAGACGGGGCAGTCTCCAGGCGGCGGTTCAGGGGCCAGGAGCTGCCTcttgcagtggaggaggccagcaGGCGTTCCCGAGCCCTCTGGGGACCGTGGCCTGCCCAGaagggggtggtggcagcagctggggtgtgtgtgggaaaGTGGTGGATCCCAGGCCCTTTGCCTCTCCCCGCAGTGGCGGAAAGGGTGCTGCAGAGGCCCCATCAGCTCCAGGGGGCCTGCTTGGAGGTGGGCCCTTACTACGACTTCCTGGAACCTGCTGAGGACGAGGCGTCGGCCGCAGAAGCGGGAGCCTCTCCAGAGGGCGGTGGGGCCTCTTCTCTGTGCGTGCCTCTTCCCGAAGCAGCCCTGCGGTGTCTGCTGGAGTCGGCTCTGGTCCTGCAGGAGCTGAGAGGCTCCGTCCCGGAGTGCACGCTTCACCTCGAGGAAGCGGGGCTCTGCATCTCGGGGGGGGATGCAGCCCACCGGCAGCAGTTGCAGGAGCGCGTCCAGGAGGCCTTGCGAGGAGCGGTCCAGGAGCACCTGCCCTTCTCCACCCGGGTCCTGGGTTTCCTGCAGCAGCAGGATGTGGCCGCACGCCTGGCCGAGCGGCTtgtggggcaggggctgggggcCTGCTACGTCCCCGCCCAGGAGGAGGTGCTGGTGGTGGCTCTGAAGCCCTCTGTGGCCCGCCAGGCAGCTTCCTTCCTGGGCTCGGTCCTGGCTTCCTTCTCCCTGCCTTTGTCGGAGGGGCAGCTCCTCGCCCTGACCTCGCCACGCTGGGCCCAGGAGCAGGAGAGGCTGCGGTGCTGCCTTGTGcacctggcagagagcggggcacACCTGGAAGGCCTGACTCTGTCTGAGCTGCAGCAGGAGAACCTGGCGCGTCTGACGGCTTTCCTGCAGGACAGCATGCCCGACGAGACCGTGGTGGCCCTGGAGGCGGGCACCCTGCGCTACCTCCAGCTCTACCACCAGGAGCTTCTGGCTGCGCTTGCCAGCGTCACTCTGCTGCCCCTGGAGGGCGCCGATGTCACGGGCTTCCGGGTATGGCTGCTGTGGGGCGCTTCCTGCCCTGGTCCCCCCTCCCCGCTACCCTGCCGTTTCTCCCCTCTTTTGGAAGCTGCCTGCCTAGATCCTGGCCCATCGGCATGCTGTTCCTCTGCTCTGGACAGTTTCAGGCAGAGAATAGCCGGCCTGAGTGTGCAcggtgcctcttcctcctcctcccacgcGGTTTACGGGCCAAACTTTACGTGGAGCAGGACTTCCCTCAGCCCCACGCGTGGCTGCTTCGTAGGAGCCGGTTGCCCACCTGGACTTGCGGTCAGGGAGCTCAAGTGGCACATTCGTGGAGGCCTTGTGCCAGCTGTGCCCCCAGTAGGCCAGGTTGGCCAGGATCCCGGAGGGCGGGCTGGAGCATTCATGGCCTCCAAGGTTTCCTGGCTGGGAGGCTCCACGAGAAACCTCTATCCCTGGGCCTAGAGGGGGGCCTGGACTGGAGACCTCCCTCCGCCAGAAACTCAAAAGAGTCCTCCAGCTACTGCGGTTCTGCCAGGTGCGGATGTGGCGGGAGCTGTTGCCTGGTGTAAGCAGTCCTGGGGGGGAGGCCTGACTCTGCCGCTCTCTTCCCTGCAGCTGAGTGGCGAGGCCCGTGCCTGTCAGGCGGCAGCTGAGCTGCTACAGAGCCTGCGGGAGGCCATCCACACCCAGACCGTGACGCTGCAGTTGCCTGGCATCAGCCGTTTCCTCCTCGACGGGCGTGGCCAGGCCGTCGTACAAGACCTGGAGAGGCGCTTCCGTTGCGTCGTGGGGTTGGAGAGGGTCCACTGGAGCCCGGTGCTAGTGCAGGTGCGAGCCCCCCGTCCCCCCGGAGGAAGGAGGCAATGTGTCACATGGGCTCAGTTGGCACCTGGTGAGACGGCGAAGGCATTGAGGAGCGGGCATGCAGAAGCCAAGTAACcaccagaaggggggggggaatgggaagAGGGGGCCGAGGGCCTGAGGAGAGGATGGGGGGGTGGCAGTTTCCCAGGGAACGTGGCTGTGTGTGGGTTGAGCTCGAGCATCAGGGCCTCTGTCTCCTGTTCACCGTCTCCACAGCACGAGCTGGAGATGTCTCAGGTGCCGCTCGCTCTGAGTTGCCGACGGGATTCCCTGCCTGGGCCTGCGCAGCCGGAAGCCCTGCACGGTGTGGCCGGCAAACAGAGCAACGCCAACATGGGTAACAAATTGCACGCCTGGGGGCCGAAGGAGGAGAGGCTAGGATGGGGGTATGAGGGGTTAGGATCTTGGCAAGTTACGGGGAGGCTGTGGTGCTGGGCCTCCCTCCACTTGACTCCGTGGCAGGGGCTGGTCCAGTGCTGCTTGCCTGTGCCAAGGCCAGAGATCCCGACTGGGCcgttcccctgccccccccctccagtgttGTCTCCTGCCTGGGATGGGGATTGCTGTGGGTCCGGGGAAGGCCTCCCAACGGCCCACGGGTCCTGCCCTGCCTCTGAAGGTCGCTCTTCTGCCCCTCCtcgcccttcttcccttcccagaAGAGATCAAGAGCTTGCTGTCTGCTCTGCGGCCTGCCAGCGTGGCTGCTCCTGCAGCAGAAGAGGAGGCCTGGGCATTGGGGAGCAGCAACGTGGAGGAGGTTGAGGATCTGTATACTGCGCCCGAGCAAGACGCAGCTGCGGCAGCGCCCCTTGCgcggcaggaggaggcagggctgGGCGACAGGCCCACCGCCGAGGCGGAGGAGGCGGAACTGCTGCTGGCCATCCAGCAGTCCATGGACAGCGCCcggcgggaggaggaggagctgcagcgGGCCCAGGAGCTCTCTCTCCGCTCCTACCGGCAGGAGACGGAGCAGGCAGCCAGTCCCGACGCTGCCCTCCAGGCTGTGCTCAGCATGTCTCTGGAGGATGTGCTGCAGGGGGCCCACTCGGCCCAGCTGGTCGTCTGCAGTGCTGCGGAGGGGGACGTGGCCCTCCTGACGCAGGAGCTGGAGGCAGCTCTGCAGGCACTGCTGCGGGAGGAGACCGTGCACAACGAAGCCCTGTGCTCCCTGCCTCCCCTCTGCCTCGAGTACCTGACACACTTGGAACACAAACACGCTGTGCGCATCTCGCTGTCTGGCGCCACAGCTACCGTCCGTGGCTTTGCTGACTACCCCGTGGCTGCCACCCGTGATCTCGCATTGTTGCTCACCCGCTTGCTGCGGGCTGAGGTGGCCAGGGGGTCCAGGGGCGTCTGCTGGGTCCACTGGGACTCCTCGGGGCGCGGGTCTCCCACCCCGTACTCCGCAGAGGCGACTGCTCTCCTGGAGCAGGCCTGGGGCCAAGGGCACAAGCGAGTGGACGTGTTCTTCGACGAGAAGCCTTTCACCATTGACTTTGAGCGCATGGAAGAATATGACCTTGGCCATGCCCGGACTCTGCCCATTGGCCGCACTGAGCCCCCAGCGGCCTCTCCAGGTATAGTGGAGATTGGGTGTGGCCCagctcgggggcgggggggggagggctggaaGCCAGTGTCCTTCTGCTCATGCTCAGTGGCTGTTGTTTGCAGCTGCCCAGGCGGGCGATGAAGTgaagctgctgctgttgcccgAAAGCTCAGAGGAGTTCCAGCAGACCGTCCGCTGTTTCTATGGCACGCTGGAGGATTTCCACAACAAGATCCGCATCATAAAGGTTTGTGAGGGGCATCGATGGCTCTTGTGCGAGGCTTCCCTCCCTGCGCTGCCCTTTTATGCTCTTGGGCCGCCTGCCAGCCGCGGGCTCGAGCTGCATGGTTGGCTGCAGGGGGCCCAGGAGCAGGCGAGGCCTTGCCTGGGTGATGCAAGGCGCCGCTGGAAGGGCCAGTGGCACAATGGGGGTGGGGCACAGCTGTTCAGAGCTGCTGAAGAGGGGGGAACCTGAGCCCTCCCTCAAGTCACAATCAAATCCCCAGCCCAGGAAGGAAGCGGGGCTGATTTGTCTGCCCCGGGAAGGGGAGCTGCTGTCGAGAGCCCCTCCCTGTCCGAAAGCTGCTGTGACACGATCCCTCCCCGTGGCTGAAGTGAATGCTGGCTAACAGTCCTTGGCTGCAGCTCCCTTCCCGTTATTTCCCGCTGATTTGTAACCTCTTGTCAAAGACGTGGGGGTCTGCAGCTTCCGCCCAAGGCAGAGGGGAACATGCGCAGAGCTCCAGGTCTTCATTAAACGCGTTTTTTTGCAAAACCGCCAACGAGAGACTGCTCTCGCATTAGCCCCAGTAGCTACCCCCAGGAGCAAAAGGACAAACCTCCCGCGCCTGGCAGGGACCTGAACAGAAGGTCTACCTGGCAAGGGTGACTTGCAAGCAGAGTTTCTCAACAAAGTTTTACCTGGTAGGTGGTTCAGGGTCAAGACACCGGTTTTAGCCTTTTGAGGTTTCAAGAAGCACACAAGATAAAAAATATAAGTATTTATTTAAGGTGCAGAGATACTCAAAAGGACAAAACAGACCGTGGGGATAACGTAACAAAGCCTTCGCATATAAGCTCTAACTACACACGCCATAGTAGTCCCAGAAGGCAAACGCAAGTGAGACGCAGGAGCAAAGGGCCCCCGAGAGCCTGGCATAGAGGCAGAGGGGACCCCAGTCGTTCAGGTCCAGAACACCAGACAGAAAGATGGTTGCAAAGGGACGGCCGTCTCGCAGGGGGGGGGCGAGCTGCTCTTTCCTGGCCTCTCGCTTCTTCGTGTTGCTAACCTGTTTGCCGGGTTAAGGGGTCTTAATTAGCTCAGGCCTGTTAGCCAATACGAACCCCAAGAACTGATGCCCCTGTTGCTGGGATGAACGTTGAGTGGGCAGAAGCGAAACCAGTCTGCAGCTGTGGTCCCGGCGCCTCTCCCACGGGTGCCGGATTCGCTTCGTGCCCAGGGATGTTAATTGGTTCACATCTGTGCCATGGAGGCGCTGCTAACAAGCTTAACTCTTTATCTCTGAGGTCACCGTGTATGGAAGTTGCTAGCAAGCTCTGTCAGCTTTCTCAGGACTTTCTCCCTGAGCCAAAGATTTGAACACAGCCACAGTTTGAACAGAAAAGCCATTTCCTTTACACCCCTCTCCAGGTGTTGGGTTTTTAGACAGAGCCAATTGTCAAGCTCTTTAAACGCCGTGCTGCGGAGGAGCGGGCATGtcgtcccctccctcccactggctCTTCAGTCCTTGAACTCTCGCCCCCTTTGGCCCCTCTTGCCGGCAGGTGGAGAAGGTCCTGCACCCTCTGCTGTACCAGCAGTACCTGCTGAAGAGAGCGGCGATGGAGAAGGCTTGTGGGCACCAGGAGGTGGAACGGATCCTGTACCATGGCACCACGGAGCAGGCCAGCCGCGAGATCTGCCAGTTTGGCTTCAACCGCAGTTTCTGTGGGCGGAATGGTGAGGAGCCCCTGGGACGAGGTCCGACTGGGGAAGGGGCTTCTGTTTGCTCCGCTGACTAGGGGGAGATGGCCTCTGCTGGGCTCCTGGGCTCTGGCACTCTGTTtgcctcatttataccccaactttctgcCCAGTGAGGGGGCTTACATCTttcttctccatttatcctcgcaacaacagccctctgaggtaggttaggctgagcgtgactggcccatggtcacccagcttccctggcagagcagggatttgaacccgggcctcccagatcctaatttgacACTCTTAAGCCCTATTACTGCACTGGTTCTCCTGCCTCCAGGAACCCCTGCAGTGGCACCATCGAACTGCTGGGATTCTGTTGCCCACGTGTGCACGCAGAGTCGGTTGGTGTGGAGTGTAAAGAAGTGTGGAAGGTTTCTCAAGCAGCCCTTTTCTTTAAACGGAGCAGATGCTTCTCTTCCTAGAGGGCTTGGAGCAGCTGCAGGGGTTACCCAGCAGAGCCGAGCGGGCAGGCCGTTGTCTGTCCTGCATCCTTTGTTTTGTGTTAGAACGTTTGTGCTTTCGACTGCTAGAGGAAGAAGCAAAGAGCTGTTTTTTCTGCAGGGGCTCCGTTGGGGCTGGAACAGGCCACAGGTAGCAGCTGAGGATCAGTGGGTTAGAGGAGGGCGTAGAACACAAGGACGGGAGAAGTGCCAGCCGGGTCAGGCAAGTAGGCCATCCCACTCAGGATCTGGCCTC is a genomic window containing:
- the PARP10 gene encoding protein mono-ADP-ribosyltransferase PARP10 isoform X2, producing the protein MAAVEVAGLPEGAADELVVLYFENRRRSGGGPVRSWRRRGARARLLFESPEDAARVLARGGHALQGAPLTVRAAAPRDFGKLLLRGLRARSGPALLELYVERLLAGRGGARFALHRSPAGDQALVQLPAPLGEAEFLALAERVRDQPLEEAGLELDWVEQTDSLLVGCRGDSGPLSQDLLELYFESKRSGGGPVQGVRLLRGGTRAIVSFQDPAVAERVLQRPHQLQGACLEVGPYYDFLEPAEDEASAAEAGASPEGGGASSLCVPLPEAALRCLLESALVLQELRGSVPECTLHLEEAGLCISGGDAAHRQQLQERVQEALRGAVQEHLPFSTRVLGFLQQQDVAARLAERLVGQGLGACYVPAQEEVLVVALKPSVARQAASFLGSVLASFSLPLSEGQLLALTSPRWAQEQERLRCCLVHLAESGAHLEGLTLSELQQENLARLTAFLQDSMPDETVVALEAGTLRYLQLYHQELLAALASVTLLPLEGADVTGFRLSGEARACQAAAELLQSLREAIHTQTVTLQLPGISRFLLDGRGQAVVQDLERRFRCVVGLERVHWSPVLVQHELEMSQVPLALSCRRDSLPGPAQPEALHGVAGKQSNANMEIKSLLSALRPASVAAPAAEEEAWALGSSNVEEVEDLYTAPEQDAAAAAPLARQEEAGLGDRPTAEAEEAELLLAIQQSMDSARREEEELQRAQELSLRSYRQETEQAASPDAALQAVLSMSLEDVLQGAHSAQLVVCSAAEGDVALLTQELEAALQALLREETVHNEALCSLPPLCLEYLTHLEHKHAVRISLSGATATVRGFADYPVAATRDLALLLTRLLRAEVARGSRGVCWVHWDSSGRGSPTPYSAEATALLEQAWGQGHKRVDVFFDEKPFTIDFERMEEYDLGHARTLPIGRTEPPAASPAAQAGDEVKLLLLPESSEEFQQTVRCFYGTLEDFHNKIRIIKVEKVLHPLLYQQYLLKRAAMEKACGHQEVERILYHGTTEQASREICQFGFNRSFCGRNATRYGQGVYFAVQAFVSAHEQYSPSSWDGNKYIFVTRTLVGSYTTGREEMRAPPLQEGDAALRRYDSVVDSLERPSIFVIFNDTQAYPQYLITCQWSKRR
- the PARP10 gene encoding protein mono-ADP-ribosyltransferase PARP10 isoform X3; this encodes MAAVEVAGLPEGAADELVVLYFENRRRSGGGPVRSWRRRGARARLLFESPEEFLALAERVRDQPLEEAGLELDWVEQTDSLLVGCRGDSGPLSQDLLELYFESKRSGGGPVQGVRLLRGGTRAIVSFQDPAVAERVLQRPHQLQGACLEVGPYYDFLEPAEDEASAAEAGASPEGGGASSLCVPLPEAALRCLLESALVLQELRGSVPECTLHLEEAGLCISGGDAAHRQQLQERVQEALRGAVQEHLPFSTRVLGFLQQQDVAARLAERLVGQGLGACYVPAQEEVLVVALKPSVARQAASFLGSVLASFSLPLSEGQLLALTSPRWAQEQERLRCCLVHLAESGAHLEGLTLSELQQENLARLTAFLQDSMPDETVVALEAGTLRYLQLYHQELLAALASVTLLPLEGADVTGFRLSGEARACQAAAELLQSLREAIHTQTVTLQLPGISRFLLDGRGQAVVQDLERRFRCVVGLERVHWSPVLVQHELEMSQVPLALSCRRDSLPGPAQPEALHGVAGKQSNANMEEIKSLLSALRPASVAAPAAEEEAWALGSSNVEEVEDLYTAPEQDAAAAAPLARQEEAGLGDRPTAEAEEAELLLAIQQSMDSARREEEELQRAQELSLRSYRQETEQAASPDAALQAVLSMSLEDVLQGAHSAQLVVCSAAEGDVALLTQELEAALQALLREETVHNEALCSLPPLCLEYLTHLEHKHAVRISLSGATATVRGFADYPVAATRDLALLLTRLLRAEVARGSRGVCWVHWDSSGRGSPTPYSAEATALLEQAWGQGHKRVDVFFDEKPFTIDFERMEEYDLGHARTLPIGRTEPPAASPAAQAGDEVKLLLLPESSEEFQQTVRCFYGTLEDFHNKIRIIKVEKVLHPLLYQQYLLKRAAMEKACGHQEVERILYHGTTEQASREICQFGFNRSFCGRNATRYGQGVYFAVQAFVSAHEQYSPSSWDGNKYIFVTRTLVGSYTTGREEMRAPPLQEGDAALRRYDSVVDSLERPSIFVIFNDTQAYPQYLITCQWSKRR
- the PARP10 gene encoding protein mono-ADP-ribosyltransferase PARP10 isoform X1, with the translated sequence MAAVEVAGLPEGAADELVVLYFENRRRSGGGPVRSWRRRGARARLLFESPEDAARVLARGGHALQGAPLTVRAAAPRDFGKLLLRGLRARSGPALLELYVERLLAGRGGARFALHRSPAGDQALVQLPAPLGEAEFLALAERVRDQPLEEAGLELDWVEQTDSLLVGCRGDSGPLSQDLLELYFESKRSGGGPVQGVRLLRGGTRAIVSFQDPAVAERVLQRPHQLQGACLEVGPYYDFLEPAEDEASAAEAGASPEGGGASSLCVPLPEAALRCLLESALVLQELRGSVPECTLHLEEAGLCISGGDAAHRQQLQERVQEALRGAVQEHLPFSTRVLGFLQQQDVAARLAERLVGQGLGACYVPAQEEVLVVALKPSVARQAASFLGSVLASFSLPLSEGQLLALTSPRWAQEQERLRCCLVHLAESGAHLEGLTLSELQQENLARLTAFLQDSMPDETVVALEAGTLRYLQLYHQELLAALASVTLLPLEGADVTGFRLSGEARACQAAAELLQSLREAIHTQTVTLQLPGISRFLLDGRGQAVVQDLERRFRCVVGLERVHWSPVLVQHELEMSQVPLALSCRRDSLPGPAQPEALHGVAGKQSNANMEEIKSLLSALRPASVAAPAAEEEAWALGSSNVEEVEDLYTAPEQDAAAAAPLARQEEAGLGDRPTAEAEEAELLLAIQQSMDSARREEEELQRAQELSLRSYRQETEQAASPDAALQAVLSMSLEDVLQGAHSAQLVVCSAAEGDVALLTQELEAALQALLREETVHNEALCSLPPLCLEYLTHLEHKHAVRISLSGATATVRGFADYPVAATRDLALLLTRLLRAEVARGSRGVCWVHWDSSGRGSPTPYSAEATALLEQAWGQGHKRVDVFFDEKPFTIDFERMEEYDLGHARTLPIGRTEPPAASPAAQAGDEVKLLLLPESSEEFQQTVRCFYGTLEDFHNKIRIIKVEKVLHPLLYQQYLLKRAAMEKACGHQEVERILYHGTTEQASREICQFGFNRSFCGRNATRYGQGVYFAVQAFVSAHEQYSPSSWDGNKYIFVTRTLVGSYTTGREEMRAPPLQEGDAALRRYDSVVDSLERPSIFVIFNDTQAYPQYLITCQWSKRR